In Bernardetia litoralis DSM 6794, the genomic window GGGTTTCAATTTTATCTTTAGCTATCTCAAACCCACTTTTTAAATCTACTTGATAAGTTTCAGTTTGGAATCCAGACAGATAACGCTCATCATATCCTGCTAATTTTTCCAAATCCCAAGGCTCAAGTTTGTCCACATAATTTTGTGGTAATGAATGACTAGCCAAAACAAGAGTATCATCAAAAAAATGGTCAATATGTCCAGATACATTTGTCCAACGAGTATGACGAACTTGTCTAGTTTGATGATTTCCATCACTATCTGTATAACTCTCAGTTGTATAATAATAATCGCCTCTCATACCACGATAACGAGAATCTGTTTCACTATCAAAAGTCCAATAAGGAATATACATTCCTTTGAGTTTTTCGGTAAGTTCTGCACGTTTTTTTAAGTCATTTGGCGCAAACCAAAGACTAGATACCCAATCTTTAAATAGTTTTCCTGCTTCTTTTTGGTCAATATGAAAAGGTAATAATGATTTAGGCTGAAAAACTTCAACTGTTTCTGGTGATGAAGTTACTAGAGGTGTTCCACAAAAAGCACATTCATCAGAAACTATATTTGGTTTGAGTGTTGTTCTTGCTCCACAACCTCCACATTGGACAGTTTGTAGAGTTTGCATGTCAGTTTTTTCTGCTGTATGTTCAAGTGCTTGATGAAAATCATATTCCTCAATAGCAACTTCTTCTTCTGCAACAATTTCATTTTCTGCGCCACAATATTGACATTTCAAAAATGTAGTTCCAGGGGCATAAGTAAGGTTTGCTCCACAATCTTTACAACTTAGATTTCTTGTGTTCGCATTTAAGTCTGGTGTTTCTCCATCTGGATGGCGAGGGGAATCTTCTGATAAATCTGACATGTTTTATTAATGATTAAATTTGGTGTATTTTATTTTTTTCTTAAAAATAGAAAAATACAAGCAAAACTCAAATTTTCAATTTCTTAAAACTTAAAAAACCTTCACTCAAAGAATGAAGGTTTTGTATCTATCTGCTTTATAATCTTAAGTTTCTTTACTATTCTAAAATAATTGATTTAGAATAAACTGTGTTATTTTGATTGAAGCGAATCAAGTACATTCCTTTTGCTACATTTTGAATATCAATGACAAATTCTTGATTATTTTTCTCAAAAAATTGGGTCTTGATTATTTTTCCAGTGGTATCAAAAATAGATATTTCTACATTTTCTGTTAAGACTACTGGGAATTGAACCTTAAAGATTCCTTTACTTGGATTTGGATAAATTTTGAATAAATCTGTTTTCAAATCTTCTTCGCCTGTAATTACTGGAAGTTCTGGAATAGAGAAATAAACTGTTCTTGTTTGAATAATACAACCATTTTGATTGGTTATTTTGGCTGAGTAAGAACCATTTTCTGTTGGTGTAATCTCAAAACTAGAACCCAAACTAGCATTTAATTCTCCATTTTGACAGAAATTTATCCCATTTAATTGTTGAAGTTTGGCTATTGGATTTTGATTTAACTTAACAAATACTTTTTCAGACATAAAACTACAAACTCCTTTTTGAACAAATACTTGATAATTTCCCAAATGGTTGGCTGTAATAGTTTGTCCATTTATTCCCAAATTAGTTCCATTCAAAAACCACGTATAAGTTGCATTTTCTACTGAATCAGCTTGTAATTCCACCATTATTAGTATGGTTTTCAACATAACTTGCTGCCTGTTGAATATTCCCTCTAGGATTAGACAAAGAAAACTCCCAACCATCTCCAACTAGTTGTGTACGAGACCAACTTGTAGGTGTTACATCTTCATCATCAAAAGTCTGTAAATAAGGAGCTGTGAAAATCTGTGCCATAAGTGTCAAAGGAATAAAACATAATAATATTATTTCCCAAATTTTGAGCAA contains:
- a CDS encoding T9SS type A sorting domain-containing protein, encoding MVELQADSVENATYTWFLNGTNLGINGQTITANHLGNYQVFVQKGVCSFMSEKVFVKLNQNPIAKLQQLNGINFCQNGELNASLGSSFEITPTENGSYSAKITNQNGCIIQTRTVYFSIPELPVITGEEDLKTDLFKIYPNPSKGIFKVQFPVVLTENVEISIFDTTGKIIKTQFFEKNNQEFVIDIQNVAKGMYLIRFNQNNTVYSKSIILE